A genomic window from Populus nigra chromosome 7, ddPopNigr1.1, whole genome shotgun sequence includes:
- the LOC133698590 gene encoding uncharacterized protein LOC133698590, whose product MGDHFVFLVDRLLTESTLEAAIESQNRLRQTMPSASKENTKEFSPHWMDLELTSLAGKSVECRICHEEEDDMNMEMPCSCRGSLKYAHRKCVQRWCNEKGNTICEICHQQFEPGYTAPPPLFCYGAIPMNFRGNWEIPRRDLHNPPSIAMVTTDHEFLDSDFDEYSAPSPRSVMCCRIIAIIFMVLLVLRHTLAILISGAGDYSMTLFMLLILRTVGILLPVYVMVRAFTAIQHRGRQQDPHFPLAESDEENELPQLQTHSRIIHIQ is encoded by the exons ATGGGGGATCATTTTGTGTTCCTGGTGGATCGGTTGCTAACTGAATCCACCCTTGAAGCTGCTATTGAGAGTCAAAACCGATTGCGGCAAACCATGCCTTCAGCAagtaaagaaaatacaaaagaattttCACCACATTGGATGGATTTAGAATTGACTTCATTAGCAGGAAAATCAGTAGAGTGTAGGATTTGCCATGAGGAGGAGGATGACATGAACATGGAGATGCCGTGTTCTTGCCGTGGCAGTTTGAAG TATGCTCATCGAAAATGTGTTCAGAGGTGGTGCAATGAGAAGGGTAACACTATCTGTGAGATCTGCCATCAG CAATTTGAGCCTGGTTATACAGCACCGCCCCCTTTGTTTTGTTATGGTGCTATTCCAATGAACTTCAG AGGAAATTGGGAGATACCCAGAAGGGACCTGCACAATCCTCCATCTATAGCTATGGTTACTACTGACCATGAATTTTTGGACTCTGACTTTGATGAGTATTCAGCACCCTCTCCTAGGAGTGTGATGTGCTGCCGAATAATTGCTATTATA TTTATGGTTCTGTTGGTTTTACGTCATACTCTTGCCATCCTAATTAGTGGAGCTGGAGATTACTCAATGACATTGTTTATG TTACTGATATTGAGAACAGTTGGGATTCTTCTGCCTGTTTATGTCATGGTCAGAGCATTTACTGCTATTCAACATCGGGGTCGGCAGCAG GACCCTCATTTTCCCCTTGCTGAATCAGATGAAGAAAATGAGTTGCCGCAACTTCAGACTCATTCGCGCATTATTCATATTCAGTGA